In Miscanthus floridulus cultivar M001 chromosome 8, ASM1932011v1, whole genome shotgun sequence, the sequence ACATTGTCTGGAACTCCTTCCTACCGTCCAACCTCCCACTGTCGGCCCTTGGGGAACTCTCTCCACTGGCACCATCCAAGAAGGCATTGTTCATGCAGCTCTTCGATGGCCCAGTCCTCCTTGCCGATGGCCTCACAGTACTACAAGAACCACTTTTGTTCACGTCTAAGTTTTATGCAGTATGCGATTCTGGGATGACTGACTAATCTTTGGTGTGGTGTGTGTTCAGAGCATCTGGCTAGACAAGGAAACCGGCGCCATGTGCTACATGCTGTCTGCAAGGAAGCTAAACATTGATTGGAGCGAGGTCCCTATCGCTGGCTATGGCTGGATCCCTATCAACTATCGCTGGATCCCTATCACTGGCTCTAggtttgctctctctctctctctctctctctcacaggtTGCTTGCCATTTCTGAAGTTTTGATGCGAATTGTGAGTGGGTAATTTAGTTATTATTTAGTACTTGTTCGCACTCAAAATTGGCTAACTAAGGCTAATTCTGGGAAAATTGGCTTATGGGGTTTTGGAGTGTCTCAAATTGCAATTTGGACTTCACTATTGCATTCATCTTGCCAAGACAATCAAAATCCATATATAGAAAGTTTTTGGAGTCCAGATTTAGGATGCTCCACTCCACGAACTCCAACATGAAGCAGCTCCATAAAAATCTGGAGTTTCCGGAGTACCCCTTTAGGTGTCGCGCAAAACACCTGGAGTTGGCCCTCAACTTCACCTTTTTTCTGGAGAAGAGTTTGTGGAGTTGTCCTTGTTTGACTAGTAAAGTTGGGAGTGAGCAGTTCCAAACATGTCCTAAGAGCTTCCTCCAACAGTTTCCAAAATATCGCTCCTAAAAAATAGAAAGTATTTTTACATCAGTAATCCTAAACTATTTTCTAAATCACACCAACCACTTTTATACTTTATTTCTCTATTGTACATTAATTTGCATTAGGAACCCTGTCCTACTTATTTTTCTTCCtcacgtccttccaccttcagATTGGCATGATGATACACGCGTGTACATATCCGCATGTGGGGGTGGTTTTTTTCCAAGTGCCAAGAGATTGGAGGTGGCTttgggagttgttggagatgagtttgtttcaatcttgccaaaattCCTGAATTGGGAGACTATTTTGGGTactctcggagatgctctaaGTTTGAATTGTATTTTGCATGGATTTTATAGGAATTTTGACTCCCCACTGGATAAGACCACCCaccctataaatataaagggCCACAATCGATTGAGGGATCCAATCACACCACATCAACTTATGTTTTAACTTCTTTACTCTTTATGCCTTTTATGCCTTAAATCCTAATATTGCTCTAGTTCTCGATTACTCCCTTAGTCCTAAAATATAAGTCACGATTTAACTTGGCGCAGTCTTCAAAATCATACTTTATACTTTGATTGCTAATTTCTattataatatataatttatgGCAACAATGGTTTGAACATTAGAAAGTATTTATCAATATAAATCAATGTAACCATTTCTGTAGTATAAACTTccatattattagattaattgttCGTCAAAGATAACAAAGTTTAAATATTCAAATACGTGCATGGTTTATATTTTGTGACAGAGAATTTTAACCTCTGTTGATTTGTGAACAGGATATTCTCGGATGCCGCCAAGTGCTGGAGTGGCCGTCGGTTGGAAATACATGGCAAGATCAACAGTAGCATGCTGTCCAAGCACACAACATATACTGCTTACATTGTGCTGGGGGTAGATGACGGGTGCTGCTGTTTTGGTTCATGCCAGAAGACGCCTGTCACTATCAGCCTCGGAGGACGCATGTCGACGCGCGACGTTCTCCTGGATAGCCACGACCTCGAGCATCTGCATTCATGGCAGATGAGGCGTGGTGGTATTTCCAGAGCGTGTGGTGCACTCCTTGGTTATCCAAGGTTCTCTAGCCAAAGGGCTGATGGGTGGATGGAGCTGGAGTTGGGTGACTTCCACAATGGTGaaggtgacgacggcgaggtatCCATCAGCCTTGTGGACACATCATTCAGGAGAAGTGGTCTCATTGTCCTGGGCATTGAGATCATTGCTAAGGGGCAAGAGGCTTGAGGGAATTGAGATCACTGCTAAGGGGAAGAGGCTTGAGAACTTTATGCAAGCAAATAATCGGTAGTAGAGAGGAGTCAGACTTTGTAATTCTTAATAATCCTTATTCACAGCAGGGTGTTGGAGCTGATCACATAATTGCGGAGGTTAAGAATAATGGCATTAGCGGAACCCGTTTTCTCTCGCTGCAGAAACAAACATATGGTTATTTGGAAGATATTCATTTAACAATTAGCCTTTTCAGTGGATGTTTTTTTATACTCTTTCAACAATCTTGTATGCTTTCATATTGCTTACCATTGTTAACTGGTGGCGCTTctgctttctttcttttttaaacAAAAAGATGATGAGAATGAGAAGGGGTGCGGCTCTTGCTGCCACGAGTGAGCGACCAGGAGTAGTGGTATTGTGCCCCAACGATTCCCAGTGTTGCTTGCACTCGTCAAGAGTGCACATCAGTTGCATTTTCTTTCAACAATCTTGTACCGTTGCAGAAACTTGTTAGCATGCGTCTGCAACACAGTAGTAGTACTAGTTACTAGTTAGCATCTGCTTACAGGCgttgctcctggtggcaatggaCCAGGTGACTCAGTGAGCGGCTACAGATGGCCCTTGCTTGGCTGACGATGGTTACGTTCTGGTGTCATTCATCTTCTTGGAGGCATCGTCGAAGAAGCTCTCGTGCCTTAGTGTTTGGTCTTTTCACTTTTCATTGTAATTAGTGGTTGTGCCACCTCTCGCCCTTGTGATAGGGtgtctgttgttgttgttgtcgccATCTCTCTTTCTCATGAATTTGCCACGATCCCACCATTTTGGTGTGGCTGCTTTTTTGGTTTAATCtggttttctaaaattaatcggaCTGATGGACGGGGATTTTTTTACACCAAAGGCCTTGGCCCTGCTTATATTGAAAGCATAACGTTTTGCTGAGATTGCCATCTTACAAAGTTTAGCACTTACACAACCATAAGAAACAACGAAAGATAAGCAAAAGCAGTAGTAAGGAACTAAAGAAAAAAGGCACTCTAAACAGATAACTGGACGAGAAGGCAAAGTAACTTGAAACTTCACAGCGTCCAGACCAAAAGACTAACAACCTCACAGACTTAGAGCACCTCTAGATAAGAAACACCTCCACATTCCACATGGCTATCTTGCGTTCACTCAGACAATCAGGTTCACCACGCCTGCAGGCCTTCTTTGGAGCTTCTTGAAAGTATCCTCCATCTTCAGCATCTCCTCTAGCTTCAGAAGCTTCTTCCACTGTGACATGAAACCCATTATCTTGAGGGCAATGACTTTAGGAGATTTTATTAGTTGGTTGTTAAAAACCCAGTCATTCCTTGTTTTCCACAAACTCCAAACCACACTAGCTAAGATAAAGAAAATAGAATTATCTCTAATAGGGCCTAAACCAATCCCCATCATATCTTCAAAGTGTTGAATCAAAGTTGGTCTCTCAGGCCACCTTATGCTAATCCTAACCCCGACCCAGATAACTTGGGCAATATGGCAGTTGAAAAACAAGTGATTTCTTGTTTCCAATCCCACAATACTTACACCTCTCAGAACCGTTGCCCTTCCTGATTTTGAGTTGATCACCAGTTTGTACTCTATTTTGCCAAAGCATGCATAAGAAATCCTGATTTTTAGGGGAAGTTTAGTTTTCCACAACTCTATCATTCTTAGATCAATTTCACCATTGTTCTTCATGAGCCTGTACAAAGATTTAGTTGTGAATTCTCCGGAAACCTCCAAGGCCCAGCCCATATCACCTCATCTTCCCGTCCTGGAAAAAAAGCTAACTCCAGAGCCTCCTGAAGATCATTCCACTCAACCACTTCTTCATTATCTAATCTTCTTCTTAGATCAAGATTCCAGTCCACCTCTCTCAGGTCTGAAACAGAAAAATCTTGTTGTCTGTTGATTCTGTAGTCTTGGAAATTCAATTTTGAGAGGACAGTTGCCTAGCCAAATGTCATGCCAGAATCTAACCTTCTTTCCATTACCCACCTTCCATCTAGTTCCTTTCTCATACCACTCTCTAGCTTTTTCCAAACCTTGGCAAAATTGAGAACTTCCTCTTTGTTTACTTTGACAGAAACTCTTGTCCTCAAGATACTTTCTTCGCCTCTAGAGCCATATTGTTTCCACCTTTGTCCAGTTTGAAGATCCATTTAGCCAGCAACAGTGTTCATGTCTctggtatccacaaaacctaacCCACCAAAGTCTTTTGGGGCAGCTAAGGCCTCCCATTTTACGATGTGGTAGATGGACGGGGATTTGATCGGCAAACGGCGGTGTGGGCCGAAACTCGCTCGTATCAGAAATGGCAAAAATTGAACGGCCCACAACATGGGGGGCGTAGGCGCGTAGCTCTGCTTCGGCGTGATGGACGAGACGACGCTTCTTGCAGCGGAAATCTGCTCGGGCGATCGACGAATCGGCGAACACGCCTGACGGCGACGGGCAAGACGACTGAGATGCCGGTGTGctagcaccttggtgatgagcgaTTAACAACATGGTGTGCGTGTGACGTATCTCTCGGCAGGTTGTGGTTATAGGTGATAGGTGGAGACAAGGTACATGCGGCGACGAGTGAAGAACGAGGATAGGATGCCGTGCCGAAGAACCGTgggggcggagaagggcggatCGAGGCTTGCGTTCGAGGGACAGGCGATCGTGTGGTGTACGTCTACTGTACCTGGCTACACGGTGGGAGGATGTAGAAGGAGGTTTCCAGATTACGCCACAAAATCCGGGGTTCGCTGGTTGAGCCACAAAGCCATGCATCGTACCGGGACGCTCGTGCGGCGTGCGTTGGCCGAAGATGGAAATTCTGGCGATCGCGATACGATTTCGGATGGTCGTGCGGCGACATCACGAGGATCacatcgcggagatggagggatcgcggacatcgcggaatttgccatggaggacgtaattgaaatttacgcccctacgttggatttatttagcgtaggggttatgtgaaaataggttgtgccaccctttggagatataaatatgtggcacctagggttgagAAGGGGGACGTTTTGGACTCCCGATGGGTTACCATTCACACGCAAACAGTACCCGTGAACAGTACTCGTACCCCGGGGTTCCACTGTTCAGTTTTCCTCTCTCCGGTCTGGCCTAGGGTTTGAATTCTAGTGAGAGGTTTTTGTTGATCTCTCCGATTAAGAGAGGGAGGATGTTCGGgcggaggctagatgcacttttgtaaGTTCAATTACTCAATTTAATCTTTCATCTATAATGATTGATCTTGTGCATCTCGATTTGTTTTTTATAATTCTCGTTAGCATCTGACATagtctgcttgttttatttttatctcaagatccgtaagtcagattgacgtgattccagttaggttagttttgtaatttcatcTAGTTTAATCTGACAAATTTTTAGGTCGATCGGAGTTACGGATTTTCGTCCACATCAGGTTTACTAGGTACATAGGATTCTGTCCAGATTTTAAAAAAAACATGATTTAGTCAGGTTTTGTGTTTAGGGGAAGGGTTATAAATTTTTGGCTTCCGCGaccattcaccccctctagtcgcccGTTTCCATCCTTCAACGACCTCCGCTCGGGACCCCGCATGTCATCGCCTCACGCCCTGCATGAACATATTTCCCCTCCGATTCGAATTTGGCTGCTGCTGTATTGTACTATAATCGAATTCCTTCGCCATGCCCGAAGCTAGCGTTTGTCTGCGTCCGGCCGGCCCAACTATATTCTTCCATTCCATTAGCTGTAGCTGTAGCCCTGTCCTGTGTTGATCCCCAGTTCCCCACATCGCGTCGGGGGAACCGAAACCAATGGAGTCGACGGCGCCCGCCTACTGCGAGATCGCGCGCCTGCCGGATGACCTCCTGTCGGCGACGCTCGCCCGGACCGGGCCGCGGGAAGCCTGCCGCGCCGCCGCGGTATCGCCGGCCTTCCGCGCCGCGGCCGACGCCGACGTCGTCTGGTCCAGCTTCCTGCCGCGGGACCTGCCCCCGGTCGCCGACGGGGAGCTGGAGCTACCCGCCGATCCGCTGCCCACCAAGAAGCAGCTCTTCATGCGACTCTCGGACCCCGGCAGCCCCGTCCTCCTCGCCGACGGCCTCATGGTAACTGCAACTCCTCTACTACGTCTTAACTGTGCTCGATCGATGGACTTGTTTGATCGGTTATTGTGGTGCGTTGCAGAGCATGTGGCTGGACAGGGCGACCGGCGCCAGGTGCTACATGCTGTCCGCCAGGAAGCTGGGCATTGCTTGGGGCGATACGCCGCAGTACTGGCGCTGGATCCCCATCAACCTCTACAGGTTTGCATGCTATATATCTCTCTCACAAATCACATGTATGTCGCTTTCCATATTTCTGAAATTCTGAAACGCACTGTCAGTAGGCGTTTAGTTCGCTAGTGCTTCTTCTACGGAGTATTATGTTGATGAATGCTATGGCATTGATGAATGAACTAGGTATGCTTTTCTTTGCGCTACAAAAGCAAATACTTCTATTCACTAACAAGTCACAATATAGGGCAGTTAAAGTTGTGTTACTGAATTGCACTGTCCATGCTTTTGTTCTAGCCAAATTTTTTGGGGATAATTGCATTGATTGATACAAATTTAAATAGTTGAAGAAGCTCGGCTaatgccatgccatgccatggaATCACTTGTTTGCATCCATTGCTTTAGCCAACAATGATGTTGTTGCTAATTTGTGACAGGTTCTCGGAAGCTGCTGAACTCCTGTATGTCTGGTGGCTGGAAATACGTGGCAACATCCACAGCAAGATGCTCTCCCAACACACAACATATAGTGCTTACATCGTGTTCAGAGTAACTGAAGAGCGCCGCGGGCTTCATTCCCCATGCCTGGAGACGTCTGTCAGCCTCGAAGGAAACAGCAGCAGATCGACGCGCCGCGTTTGTCTCAACGATGGCCACGATCGCGTGGATACTTGGCCGTCGATGCGTGGCGACATTCCTCAACAAGACGCACTCTTTCCTCGAGAGAGAGGTGATGGTTGGATGGAGGTGGAGGTAGGTGAGTTCCGCAACGGTGAAGGCGACGATGGTGAGGTTTCCATAAGCCTTATGGAGACATCGGTCGCGAAGAGGGGCCTTGTTGTCCTGGGCATTGAGATTAGACCCAAGGAGCAAGTGGTTTGATGAGAACCTTGATTGTGCGAGTAAATAATGGATTGAGAAATCAACATTGTAAGTATTTATTATTCACAGCAGTGTGGAGCTAGCCGATCACAGATCGCCTAGGTTAAAGAACTGCAGCGGAACTGGAGGTGTTGCTATTGCTATTATGTTCGTCTACGCTTTCTCTCGCCGCCAAACAAATATGTATGGGTCATGGTCTTCGAGATATTCACAGTAATTAGCAGTCTGTCAGTGGTGTTTTTACACATTTTCTTTGAACAATTTGGTACCGTTACAGTAACTTGTTAGCAACCATGAGTCTGCAGCACAGTAACTAGCATCTGGTTACAGGCGCCGCTCCTGGTTGTAGTGGATCAGTGACTCAGTGAGGGGCCAGAAGTGGGCAAACGGCCTTTTGACACACCCTCAACCTCTCTTATATATAACTTTAAAAAACAACTATTGAACCAGCGTTCAACCGGTTTCTAATGGCCGAACGAGTAACAGTATGTTCGGTTGGCTGGCTCGTGAAgaatactgctggctggtttgtgtgagataAAATACTGTGTTGGCTGGAGAACACTGTTCATGTGAACAGTGTCCGTGTGAGGGGCtcgccagcccagccagccccagctGAACATGCGGTAAACCATTAAAAAAAGACTGCCGCCGGTTTGATGAGCGGTCTCGGTCCTAATAACTATGATTGAGGCTAGACCCTGTTGATCCCTAGCTGCCCTACACGGGTAAGCAACTAGCTTATCAGAATATATACTTACTTACTATGGCTAGAagtagaagaagagattgagaacaaCGCATACACACACTTAGCATAAGCACCAACGTTGTCTGAAGCCCTGCCCTTTggtttgtggcaactgaactgagtattccattgccctttggatgaaatatatacaactctagttgTACCTCTACtaggtacatagttgttggccaactagtacaccaactacctattCCTAAAGTACagggtacaccaactacctactcctaaggtacaaagCTTACCTCGGCCCACTACCAAGACATAgctgatgtaatagctaccaactaatgtactagaggtggCCTATTTCAATCCTACTACAGCTATAGGAACTGGTCGGCAGACCCGATCAGTCCCCAACTCCCAACAGGGAGTGGTCGGCCGAGCCGACTAGTCTCCAACCAAGGAGAAATGGGGAGCAACAGATTatgtctaacaattcttcccctaatcctgctgctagcccgatgccttgacctcatccatgccaattatcttcctcagctccatgaaccgTAGGCGTCCGAatgacttggtgaggatgtcagcgagcTGTCTGCCGGTCTTGACAAACTCGATGACAATCTGCCATCCATCGATGCAGTTccagaggaag encodes:
- the LOC136470720 gene encoding putative F-box protein PP2-B12; this translates as MTESVTTATTIVCEIARLPVDLILALIARTGPRDACRAAVVSPTFHTAADSDIVWNSFLPSNLPLSALGELSPLAPSKKALFMQLFDGPVLLADGLTSIWLDKETGAMCYMLSARKLNIDWSEVPIAGYGWIPINYRWIPITGSRIFSDAAKCWSGRRLEIHGKINSSMLSKHTTYTAYIVLGVDDGCCCFGSCQKTPVTISLGGRMSTRDVLLDSHDLEHLHSWQMRRGGISRACGALLGYPRFSSQRADGWMELELGDFHNGEGDDGEVSISLVDTSFRRSGLIVLGIEIIAKGQEA
- the LOC136478328 gene encoding F-box protein PP2-B11-like, with translation MESTAPAYCEIARLPDDLLSATLARTGPREACRAAAVSPAFRAAADADVVWSSFLPRDLPPVADGELELPADPLPTKKQLFMRLSDPGSPVLLADGLMSMWLDRATGARCYMLSARKLGIAWGDTPQYWRWIPINLYRFSEAAELLYVWWLEIRGNIHSKMLSQHTTYSAYIVFRVTEERRGLHSPCLETSVSLEGNSSRSTRRVCLNDGHDRVDTWPSMRGDIPQQDALFPRERGDGWMEVEVGEFRNGEGDDGEVSISLMETSVAKRGLVVLGIEIRPKEQVV